In Rhipicephalus microplus isolate Deutch F79 chromosome 9, USDA_Rmic, whole genome shotgun sequence, one genomic interval encodes:
- the LOC142771752 gene encoding uncharacterized protein LOC142771752, giving the protein MNVHLRRHTGERPFQCHFCPATFVEKVCLTKHIRTHTGERPFSCTQCNWSFSVKWSLTKHLRTHTGERPFCCVHCSKSFSQKGNLKQHMRTHMPNRIIERPFSCGQCNASFTSSSKLKQHMRTHTGERPFSCLFCNASFSRKLDLEGHVRTHTGERPFSCDQCDAAFRLSHALKQHMRTHTGERPFSCGHCDASFSHRNSLKQHMRTHTGERPYSCVHCDASFRRKISLTDHIRTHTGECPYSCTHCNASFSKKSSLSRHISGIHPNEA; this is encoded by the coding sequence ATGAATGTGCACCTTCGCCGGCACACAGGGGAGCGTCCCTTCCAGTGTCATTTTTGCCCGGCTACTTTTGTTGAGAAAGTCTGTCTCACAAAGCACATTCGCACCCATACCGGAGAGCGTCCTTTCTCCTGCACCCAGTGCAATTGGTCCTTTTCAGTGAAATGGAGCCTGACGAAACAtttgcgcacccacacaggagagcgtcccttttgCTGTGTTCACTGCAGTAAATCCTTTTCACAGAAAGGTAACCTAAAGCAGCACATGCGCACCCATATGCCCAACCGCATAATAGAGCGACCCTTTTCTTGTGGCCAGTGCAATGCATCCTTCACATCCAGCAGCAAACTCAAGCAACAtatgcgcacccacacaggagagcgtcctttCTCCTGTCTCTTCTGCAATGCATCATTTTCACGAAAGCTTGACCTGGAGGGACACGTACGCACCCACACTGGAgagcgcccgttttcctgtgacCAATGTGACGCAGCCTTTAGGCTGAGCCACGCCCTCAAGCAGCACATGCGCACCCACACCGGCGAACGTCCCTTTTCCTGTGGCCACTGTGATGCGTCTTTTTCCCATAGAAACAGCCTCAAGCAACATATGCGCACCCACACGGGAGAGCGCCCTTACTCCTGTGTTCACTGTGATGCATCCTTTAGAAGGAAAATCAGCCTCACAGACCACATACGTACCCACACAGGAGAGTGTCCATATTCCTGTACCCATTGCAATGCATCTTTTTCAAAGAAAAGCTCCCTCAGTCGCCACATCTCAGGAATTCATCCCAATGAAGCCTAG